CTCACTAAACAACAAAGTTTGAAGATTCTATTAACGATAAACTAATCATTGCATTATTCTGTATGATACAGTATAGCTTTCTCACTGATCTTGGTTCCCCATAGAAGACgaagaaaaataatatatacatttAAACATAAAGTAAGGTTTATATTCAAGAAATCCAGTGTTTATATACAGTTTAGAATTCTTTTTATCTGTAATATTGATAACAGGACCAGTTAGAGGGTAGAGAAAAATTCATGGCCTTTTCTCGTGAACTGGAACTTCCTTCTTGATGCTATCTGTAACTTCTTGACCGTTTCCATTGAAATTTTTGAACTCTTCAACAGCTTTCACATGATAAGAATGCACAAAAATCCACAGAACACTATATTGTAGTTTTAAACACCCAAACCTACAACGGACAAAGGCATATGCACAAGCTTAACGAAAAGGGATAATCCAGCAGAAATGTCTGATTAACTTATCTGATTCTTTCTGTCCATTTCCAAAAGAGTATCCATACAATCAAATGAATAATTCACTTCAACAACCCACTGTTTTCCTATAGTGGGAAAAATTGCCTAAATCATTTATAATTTTACAAGCCAATGAAAAGTAGTTGCAGGACTATATCTTTAGAAGATGTAAACATGTAAATTGTACTATAGGGTTCCTACCCCTGTTATAAGGGCCCGAATCCTTTATGGGTCTACATGTCCAGCAATATCATTGTCACTTGATCCACTTTCTTCATCACTGATATCCTCCTCGTCACTCTGCTCTTCAGCTGTGGAGTTCATAATATCTTCCCTTTTGGCATATCGATCACAGTACtctgtttcaaaaaaaaaaaaaaaaaaaaaaaaagaaagaagaaaggaagaagtaagAAAATATTTATAACTACCGTTTCTTAAGTGACCCACCATGAGCTAAATGACTGAAAATCACCACAACATCAGACATTTTCATTTTTGACACTTCATCCTAATTAAAAATAGATACATTACAAGTTCCCACAGATACACGTGCACATTCACTAAGTTCCCATTACTGAGAGGAACTAGTTGAATTTTTTACTTAAGGTTTCTGAAAATCCAGTAGATTTCATTGTTTGGTTCCTGGAAGTTACATAAGTAGAAATGAAACAAGGACACGTGATTCTGCATAAATTTGACCTTTCACTTTCTGATCATACTTTTCTCGATCCTTCATCATCAATGATGCAGCATCACCATTGAGTGGATCTGAAGGATTAGGATAAAGCAACAGCTGTGGTAGGAAAACCTCAAAAACATTCAAAAGATCTGCATCCATAACAGTGATGATATCTATGAGAAATCCTAGTGAAAAATCCACTACAAAAGAAACGATCAAACAAAACTAAGGAATGCAGAGTGTATGGTGTAAAAAAGATGTGCTAAAAATAAATAGTCAGTTTTATACGCATGTGATAACTGGCAATTACCAAACATTGGACTCCATGACTGGTTGATGACATCCAAGCATACAGAACCAGAACTGCAATCAACAAAAGAACAAAAGGTGAAGATCAGCTGTATCATAGCAAAACTAAAAGGACAACGATTAATTCATCAAACAAAGCAATTGTATTGtcattgctaaccaaagttacaCAGCATGCAGCAAAAATTTTCAACTTGCAAGACTAAATATCCGTTTCTGTATGACTAACTGCCAGATATCTTAATGGTGTTCAAGCTTCCGAGCAGAGGATTTTGACTGTGTATAATAAGAAGagtttcaaaactataaactgcTTACAGCTCATCAACATTTGGATGGAATATTTTGTTCACAAACCCAATAGAAGGAGACTTGTATGGATAAGCATCAGGAAGCTCAACCCGTATTTTCCAGACCCCACCTTCATAAAGGCCTGAAAGCATGATAATCAGGTAAACATAAAAGTAAAACTTCAAGCAACCAACTATATTGGTAAAGAGAAAGGCCATCACAAAATGACATAGTAAAAGATGAACCAAGAGAGAAATGCTAAAACTTGAAATACCAATCAATATGGCAAAAATACCAATAGTAGAAAAATGCAAACAAGAAATCCTAAACTCTACTTCTCCAGGAAGCAACCATGCAAAACCATAGACTTCAACCACATAGTTCGTAAACAATTTATATTTTGAACATTTAAATTAAACAACATAGATAACCCCATACTCCAGAATGCAGTAATCATGAAAAGTAAGGGGGCTTGaacaagtttaaaaaaaaaactcgTGAACACAAATTGAAAATGGTTGTTCGCCAGGAATCATTGGAAAAATGAAGCTTTCCACAAAACTGTGTAAACACATactttgcatatatatatatatatatataattctgaaTTCATTAACATATTTAACAACAGTATATACAGACATCAACATCCACATATGCATACACAAAGAATGAGGATCATGCCCATCAGTAGTATCATGAAAAGCATTATTATAAGAAGAACAAACATGTCAAACAATGGTATCAAATGCAGAAAAAGGGGTGGGAGTTAGCACCCCAGGAGAAGAGACAGTACTTTCTTTAGGACCATGAAATTCCACATTAAATTCATTCAGCCCATCATTTATTGTCTCCACATTGTAATCACTCATCATCCTGGACAGCATGAACACAACAGGTAAGAATTTCCATGGAGAAGATCACTACCAATAAATTCATCATATAATATTGCAGTCGCAAAATCTAGGGAAAGCTGTGCACATTATTCTGCAAAGCACTGTATCAACCACAAAGACATAATCAACTTTGCGCCAACaagaaatataaaaataaatcatctAAGGTTCAAGACACTCACCAAAACCACAACATGGGGGTACATTTCAAAACTTCTCAcctaaatcttctataatacccaagcAAAAGCTTGCCAAAAGCCTGAATCCAAGCTCTTTGAAACCAACCAAAGCTATTTCCAACACTTACTCCATTAGTCCTAACCATGATTCTCCCTATTGCTCTTTGCAGCTGGTCATAaaactatttatatatttacTCTGAAGCATGATGCTCCCAATAATCTTTTGCAGTCAATCATAAAACTGTTTCCACACTTACTCCACTAGTTTCAAGTATGCTGCTCCCTATGGTCCAGCATTCTGCCATATTTGAACATTTTTATAATAAGTCCTTGGGTACCTTTTGTCAAGGACACTCAACCTAAAAGCTTGGAGGTGAGGGCTCCAATAATAGTTTTATATCTCTGTTACAGCCCACGTTGGAAAGCCAAGTAAGCACGGGCCCACTTTAGCTTATGCTGAATTTACCTTAAGCtaaaatattcaaataataaatagGGGTGGCTAGCTAGATTCGAACTTTTAGACCTTTGGTCTAGCAAGGAAAGAGGCGAAAGAGATTCTGATACAATGTAAAGGAACTAAGACTCCAAAAATAGATGAGTCATTGACATTTCTTTATGAGTCAATGAAAGCATTTTCCATTGTTTCAATAAGTCAAAATCATAGTCATTTGTCCCAATGATATGAGATGTAACAAAGatagacacacacacacaaagcCAATCATACATTTATATAAAACAAAAGTGAgaaacttacaatttcatgaCATCCATTTCTCTCCTCTTGCTAGGAGAAGACATTTTATCCTTGCAAAATTATAATTCTTGAGCCTGCAACAGAAACATCAAAGAAATCAGCTTTAATTTCTCATAAGTAAAATCAAAGATTTACTTTCTAAAATGTACACAGAAATATCCTTCCATACCGTCTCTCACAAAGATGTTGCAATGCGAAATGGTTAAAAAGAAAACTAAACCACCGGGAACCTACTTAATGTCCAAATAAGAAACGGGGGACCAGCAAATCTGTTGATGAAAAGAACAAGTTCAAGTAAATCAATTCATCCAATGACATAAGTAAACAACATAAGCTTCGCTTTCACAAACCACAAACCCTACAGAATAGGGTATATCTCTTCAAACTTCAAAATTCAATCATTCCTTACATTTCCAAAACTGCAAAATGGGACTTCCCACATTAAAAGGATCATGGATTACATAGAACGAAATGCATTCATAAGAGTGATGCAGCTCTATGATCCACGATGTGACCATTTAACCAGCCACTGATTGCGCCAAAACATCAAACACGCACCATCTTGCaacgaaaaagaaaaaaaaaaaagaaactttcCAACAACAGCAAGTTGATAACTAATAAGCATAAATTCCAAGGCTTATTTCAAGCGTAGTAAAAAGGGGCAGAATTTCTGATTCCACGTGATCTAACATTTTTAATGCAAACCCATTAAATGAAAAAGGCGTCAATGGCTATATTTGATTGGTGAAAAGACAAAGATGAAAACTTGATTGTCTTACATTAGCTGCTCAATTTTCCGAGAAAAACACAACAATCCTTATTGGAGCTGTGTTGGATATCTGATCGTGGAATGACGAGAACCAAGCAGAAATTTGAGAAAAACGAAAAAGGAGAAAGTTGCAGAGTAATAGAGGAACGGAGGGAGAAAGAGATATAAAGAGGAGGCTGAAAGCAGACGTATGATATCCACGTGTTCAATTAGTGAGATTGCATGTGGCAAACAAATGTCGTTGTCATCCAAGCATGcatgttttaattaattaaatagcatTTTCCGTTTTCCcaggaatttaatttaatttatttccctAAACATGTTCacaagattttaattttttaaataattttataaataaatcttaataattgagaaataaattcatttttcaagtttataacgctatttattttataaataatttaagaatttacGTATTATTGAGAgtgaaaaaaaattctaaaataaaaatatatatatataaaattattatatttattcagttaaaattataattataatgatTTTTATATTATATGCAAAACTAAGATCGAACCACGGGCCATTAGCCCAGCCAAAGTAGGATCCACCCGACCCAACCTGCATCTAATATTGAGCGGT
Above is a genomic segment from Hevea brasiliensis isolate MT/VB/25A 57/8 chromosome 17, ASM3005281v1, whole genome shotgun sequence containing:
- the LOC110660473 gene encoding ubiquitin-conjugating enzyme E2-23 kDa, whose protein sequence is MSSPSKRREMDVMKLMMSDYNVETINDGLNEFNVEFHGPKESLYEGGVWKIRVELPDAYPYKSPSIGFVNKIFHPNVDELSGSVCLDVINQSWSPMFDLLNVFEVFLPQLLLYPNPSDPLNGDAASLMMKDREKYDQKVKEYCDRYAKREDIMNSTAEEQSDEEDISDEESGSSDNDIAGHVDP